GCCAGCGGGTCACCGAACTCGTCCTGATCGACGCCAACCGCGACAAGGCGCTCGGCGACGCGCTCGACATGAACCACGGCCTGCCGTTCGTCGGCCAGACGAAAATCTGGGCGGGCGACTATCCCGACTGCGCGGACGCCGACATCGTCATCATCGCCGCCGGAGCCGCCCAGAAACCCGGCGAGACGCGCCTCGACCTCTTGAAGCGAAACGCCGGCATTCTGGAAGACATCATCGAACGCGTAACGGCGCACAACCGAAACGGGATCCTGCTCGTCGCCACCAACCCCGTCGACATTCTCGCCTATTTGTGCTGGAAAAAGTCCGGCTGGCCCGCGCGCCGCGTCATCGGCTCGGGAACGCTGCTCGACAGCGCCCGCTTCCGGTATTTGATCGGCCAGGCGCTCCGGATCGACCCGCGCCACGTCCACGCCCACATCGTCGGCGAGCACGGCGATTCGGAAGTGCCGCTGTGGAGCACCGCCAACGTCGCCGGCAAGACGGTCGAGCTGTCCGAAGCGGAGCGCCGCCGGATTTTCGAGGAAACGCGCGACGCCGCTTACGAGATCATCCGCGCCAAAGGGGCGACCTATTACGCGATCGCGCTTGCGCTCGACCGAATTTGCGCCGCGATCCTGCGCGACGAAGCGGCGGTGCTGCCCGTTTCGACGTTGGCTGACGGCTACCGCGGCATTTCCGATGTGTATCTCGGCCTGCCGTGCGTCGTCGACCGGACCGGCGTTCGCGAGATCATCGATCTGCCGATGACCGCCGAGGAAGAAGCCCTGCTCAAGGCATCGGCCGCGAAACTGCGCGAACGGATCGACGAGATGCTCGCTTGATCCCGAGAAGTCGAAGTACAAAATTTTTCTGTCAATTCTGTGAGTTTATCCAGTCGATTTCGTTCGGTTTCAGTAGTCTGCATTTTATACTTTATTCCAAAGGAGGTGAACATGATGAACCGGATCGAACTTCTGAAAGACCCTGTGCTGAGGCACAAACTGGCGGTGTCGACCGATCAGCCGGCCGGCTTCGTGCTCGACGAAATCGAGGAGAACGAAGCGTGCGTTCGGGAACTCGCCAGCGGAGGCAACGCGTCGGACCTCAGCAAGAGACTAGGGAATACGGGCAGCTACTGTACACTCACGAAGGAATGTCAATGGATTTGCCAAATTATCCCGTAATCCCTCTCTTCTGAAAGCCGATACGGCGGATCGAGACCGGAAAGGGCGATCCGCCGTATCGAAGCAGGACGGACGTCGTTTCGTCGAATTTGCGGGGGGCGGTGAAAAAAGGTGAGCATCACCGAAACGGATGTCGTCTCATATTGGATGTCCCTCTTTCCAGGCTTGCGCGACGTCGGTATGCTCGAACGCATGTTCGTGGACATCGGCGGAAAGACGCTTGAAGCGATGTTGCGGGAAACCGCGGCGGCAAGCGTCCCGTCCGCGATGAAAGGAAACTTTTTCGCCTCGGAAGACCGTCTGGATGTCCGTTGGCCCGATCCGTTTTGGCCGCTCTACGAGCCGATCATCCGCGAACACGCCCTCGGGTGGCGGGATTTTCTCCACGATGCTCGGCACGCGGCCGACCCGGATGCTCTGTTTGAGGAATCCGTCCTCGAACTGGCCGAACAGTTGGCGCAGATGGCGCTTCGCGTCGTCATCGTCGAACTGCATGCGGCCAAACTCGCAAACCGCCTCTCCGGAGCGACGCCCGAAGAGCGATTCGGGCACTTCGTTCGGAAACTCGAGCATGAGCCGGATTTCTTGGGCGCCCTGTACGGCGAATATCACGAACTCGTCCGGTTGATGCGCCTTAAGTCGCATACATATTTTCATCATTTAAAAGAAGTTTTGGAGCGTACCGAAGCTAGACGCACCGCCCTCGCGCGAGCGTTCAACGCCGGGCGGCCGCTCGGGCGGTTGTGCGGCATTCGCGCCCATCTCGGCGATTCTCACCGCGGCGGGCGATCCGTCGTTCGACTCCGTTTCGAATGCGGAACGAATCTTGTCTACAAGCCGCGGAGCCTCGAGGCCGAACGGGCATTCGCATCGCTCGTTGACTGGCTCAACGAACAGGCCCCGCCGGGTTGGAGAGGGTTGCGCGCCGCCGAAACCTTGGCGGAGGACGAGTACGGTTGGATGCGCTGGGTCGAAAACCGTCCGTGCGCCGATGAGACGCAAATCCGTTCTTTCTACATACGGGCCGGTCATTTGCTCTGTCTGCTGTATGCGCTGAGCGGCCGCGACATCCATCATGAAAACGTGCTGGCGGACGGCGATTGCCCGATTCCCGTCGATCTCGAGTCGCTGTTGCATCCGCTTCTGCCGAGCATGTTGCCGAATGCGCGGACCGACGCGGAACGACGGGCGTGGGAAATCGCCTTGACGTCGGTCCAGTCGGTCGGGTTATTGCCGACGTTTATCACCGGAGCTACCGAAGAAGGGACGATTCGGGCCGAAGTCGGCGGACTCGGCGCCGAAACCGAACAATTTTCGCCCTTTCTTGCGTACACCATACGCCATCCCGGCACCGACGGGATGAAACTTGAAAAAACGCGGGCCGTGATCGCGCAGCACCGCAATCTTCCCGTATGGAGCGGCCGTCCGCAATCCGCCGACCGTTACGTCGGCGAAATCGTGACCGGATTTCGGACGCTTTACGAGTGGATCGCCGAAAACCGGGAAACGTTCGCCGCCGAGGTCGAAAACCAGTTTTCGGCGGCCCGGTGTCGCGTCATCTTCAGGCCGACTTACCTGTATTCGCAATTGTTGCGCACGGGATATCATCCGGACATGCTTCGCAATCCGGTGCACCGTCGGGTGCTGTTTCACCGGCTCGGCCTGGCCGCCGAACGAATCCCGAAATCGGTAGTCCGAGCGGAATACGAAGACATGCTGGACGGCGACGTACCGTATTTCACCATGAACGCCGACGACACTACGGTTTTCGATTCCAGCGGCCGTCCGCTCTGTCGTTTGCCGGTCGCGGCGCCGCTCGAAACGGTCAAAGCAAAAATTTCCCGATTCGGCGCCGAAGACGTGATCCTCCAAACCAACATGATCCGAACGTCGTTTCTCGTCAAAGCGGGAGCGCTTCGCGTGGAAAATACGCCGGTTCGCCTGGTCGGCAGACCGCTGCGAAATGCGGAAAATATCGGGAGAATCCTGGAGGAGTTTCCCATACTGCTCGGCGAATATCTTATATCGACCGCGGTCACCGACCGCTCGTCGCGCCCGGTATCCCGAACCTGGATCAGCGCCAGCCTCAGCGGTCCCGAGCAAAACCTCTGGTCGGTCGCGCCGATAGGCATCGACCTGTTCAACGGTCTTCCGGGCGTCGCCCTGTTTCTCGGCTGCCTGGCGGCCGTCACCGGTCGTGCGGAGTTTGCCCGAGCCGCATCGGAAACGGCTACCGCGTTTATACTTCCGTTCGCCTCCGAGAACGCCTTCGACAGCGGTGCGGCGCCCCCCGTCGGGGCGTTCGCGGGAGCGGCGGGCGCCGTTTACGCGCTTTTCCATCTCGGAAAACTGTTGCAACGGCCCGATCTGCGCGCCCGTGTCCCGCCGGCCCTGTGCGTTTTGGAAAAACTTCTGGAAACCGACGGATTATGTGATGTCGTCGCAGGCGCGGCGGGATGTCTCGGCGTCGCCATGGCCGTCTTCGAACAGACCGACGATCGCGCGGAGCGTGAAGCGGCGTTACGACTCGCCCGCCGCTGCGCCGAATTGCTTAAACGCAACGCAAGGCGCGACGCGGACGGGACGGTCGCCTGGCCGGATTCCGAACAGGACGCCTATATCGGCTACGCGCACGGTGCGATCGGCATCGCCGCCCAGCTCGCCCGCTTCCATGCCGTGGACGCGGACGCCGAAATTTTGTCGCTCGTCCGAGGAGCACTGCAACTGGTCCGTTCGCGATACGACCCGACGCTCAACAACTGGCATTCGCGCGAGCGGACGGCCGGCACGGCGTGGGGGTGGTGCCACGGCGCCCCAGGAATTTTGTTGGCGCTGTGCATCATGCGGAAAGCCGGTCATCGCGACGAGCGGCTCGAGGAAGACATCCGAACCGCATTCGAGGCAACCGTTCGGCACGGCTTCGGTCACAACCTGACGGTTTGTCACGGGGATTGGGGCAATCTCGACATCGTCCGAACCGCCGCCGAACAGATGAAATGGCCGGGATGGCCCGAGCGATGCCGAGACGCCGTCGATGAAGCGTGCCGGTGGATGACAAGACTGTGGCGGGAGGGAGTTCCGCAAGAGCGGTTGCCCGTCGGACTGATGGTCGGCCTGGCCGGCTGCGGTTACGCGGCACTGCGTTTTTTGGCTCCCGACCTCGTGCCCGATGTGCTTAGCCTAGCTTAACGCCTGAAAGGGGTGTTTGCCGTTTTGGATACCGTACTCCGCCTGGAACAAGTCGGTAAAAAATACGGTCGGAAAATTGCGGTCCAAAATATCAGTTTTTCCGTCCGTCGCGGCGAAATCGTCGGCCTCGTCGGACCGAACGGCGCCGGCAAAACGACGCTGATGCGGATCATCGTCGGCCTGCTCCGCCACTACGAAGGCCGGGTGTTTTTGAACGAACGGCCCGTGAAGACCGGAGACCGGCAGTCGGCGGGAAAGATCGGCTGCATGATCGAAACGCCGGGATTTTATCCTTATTTGTCGGGATACGAGAATTTAAAGTTTTTGTCCGCATTTTCGGGACGCGTCCCCGACGAAAAGATTCTGGAAACCGCTCGGAAGCTCGGACTGGCTAAAGTCCTTCACCAAAAAGTGCGCCAATATTCGCTGGGCATGCGGCAACGGCTGGCCATCGCCCTAGCCGTGCTCCATCAACCTTCGCTTCTCGTGCTGGATGAACCCGCCAACGGACTCGATCCGGCCGGCATACTCGAAATGAGAGATTATTTACGCGAACTGGCCGACAAATCGAATATCGCGATCTTGATCTCAAGCCATCATTTGTCCGAAATCGAGCGTATTTGTGACCGCGTCGCCATCCTGAACCGCGGCGCCATGGTGAAATGGCTCGATATGAAACAAGACAACGAAAAAACGTGCGTCTATGTCTTCGAAACGAACCGCGCTACGGAATTGGCCGCCCGGTTGCGACAAAACGGTGTGACGGTTCTCGGTACGGAAGCGGGCGCAGTGTTGGTGCAGACGAAGCGAGAGTCCGTCGCGGCGGTTATCCGGACGGCCGCCGCAACCGGCATTGATTTTACGGCCGTGTACGAACGCAAAGAAACTTTGGAACAAGAGTTTCTTGAAGCTGTAGGGGGAGTTTCCATTGAATGACGCTCTGGTGTTGTCCTGGATCGAGATGCGAAAAGCGCTCGCTCGGTCTGTACTGTACACCGGCATCGCCTTAGCGGTCATGACGGGTCTGACTGTCGCGATTCGGGGAAAACAGTTCCCGGGAGTATTCGAAGCGGCCCACTCGATCACCTTTTACGGCAATGCGGCAGAAATTTTTATGGCCGTTCTGATGGCCAAAGCGCTCGGCGACGAGTTTTATTACAAGACCTCAACGTTTGTCTTTTCTTCTTCGTCGTCCAGACTGAAAATTTTGGCATCGAAATGGCTGTACCACTTCTGGATTGCCGCGGTGTTTGCCGTATTCGCCATCGGCGTCTCCTGCGCGGCGCAATGGATTTTGGAAGGCCGCGTCGATACCGAAGCGCAATGGGACCATGCCCTGAAAATCATGCCCGTTTATTTACTGTTCGCTCTGGCAGCGGGAAGTTTTCTGCTTGCGGTCGGCTCTGTGACGCTGAACATCGTCGGTCCCCTCATCGCGTACGTCGTCGTGTTCTGGTTTTTGCCGGGCGCCGTCGCAAATTTGTTGGAAAGATGGTTCAGCCTCGAAAAGATTGAAACGTTTTTATCGCCGCTTTTTCTGAGAACGTTTCTGGTCTCACTCGATTACGACTTTCGCGACGCGATCGCCCTGGTTCTCTTCAGCGCTTTTTGTTTCGCCCTAGCGGCGTTTATTATGAACCGCCGGGATTTACACTGAAATGCGATCTTGAAAGAAATCTTGCGCGCGAAAGGAGGTGAACCGTCATGAAAAAGGAAAATTTGCTCGAATTGTACGCGGCGGACCCCGCCGGAGACATTCCCGAAGGCGAATTGCGCGGCCTTGTTCGGGAAAACCCGGCAGGAGCGGGCACACCGACCGTTACCATCCCCATTACGATCGCGCTCGTGACGCTCTACATCTGCCCGACCAACGCGTGCACGGTCGATTGTCCGAGGCAGTGAGACCGGCGGACATCGTCTGACAGTCGGCGAGGCGTGCGATAACGTTCGCTATCGCACGCTTCGTCGGCAAAAAGCCTGAAAAATTTTTTAAGAAAGGAGAATGTCCACATGAACGTCGAACGGCTTTCTCGGTATGGAAGCGATCCCGCCGGGGAAATCCCGGAAAAGGAGCTTCGGCAACTTGCGAACGACTCGGCGGTGGGCGGAGTGCTTCCGAACACGACGCCCATCGTAAGCCTACTGGTCTGTCCCACAACAGCCTGTACGATTCGATGCGGAACCATCGTCTAAAATGGAGGCGCACGACGAATGGGTCTGCAACTGTTGAATCTGTACGCCGAAGACCCGGCCGGTCTCATCCCGGAAAGCGAACTGCATGCGCTCTCCCGCGGACTTCCGGTCGGCGCGGCCGAAGCGGTATGCCCGACGCTGAAGATTTGTCCTTCGATCGTCTGCTCGATCGATCTAATATCCTGCACGACCGTAACGTTCGGCTGCTATTGCCCGACACCGATTCCGACGACGGTCTCGCTTGCGTAGCAACAATCCAAGAACAGGTGAAATTCCCCTTGGCGGACCGCCAGGGGGAATTTCGCCTTGATATTTAACTTGATTTTAAGGAGAGAGTCCCGGATGCGCATCCACACGTCGGATGTTTTGCAGGAGACAGGTGTGTTCGATCGTTTTTACGAGCACGATTTGGAGCAATTCTCCTTGAGGCTGGAAGAAATGTTGCGCGTCATTCATCTTCCTGCCGGCCTTCGCCTCGATCTTCCTTCCGTCGTCATCCGGGCGCGTTCGGACATGAAAGCGGAATTGACGCGGCTTGCCGTGCGGACGCTGATTGCCGAACTGCATCGGCTGAAATCGGAAGGAAAGCTGCCGGGCGAAGACGGCCGCGCCCGCTATGAAGCGTTCAACGCGTCGCTCTGTTCGCCTGAGACAAGGCGCGAACTGTTCGTGCGCTACCCGCTGCTTTCCGAACTGCTCGACCGCGCCGTCGCCTTGCGGCTGGCCGTGCTGGCCGAGGCCTGTTCCAGGTTGGCAAACGATTTCGAGGCCATACGACGGGAGCTCGGTTTCGACGGTTGCCTCCTCGAACACGTCCGCGCCGACGCCGGCGACCGTCACCGCGGCGGGCGGTCGGTGCTTCTGTTCGAATTCGGCGACGGGCGCAAGCTCGTCTACAAACCGCGGCCGATGTCGGCGGACATGTCGTTCCGGCGGTTGGTCGAGTGGCTGCACGACAAACGCAGGCTTCGACACGAACTGCGCCTGCCGGAGACGCTCGACCGCGGCACGCACGGTTGGCAATCTTTCGTCGAATACCGCGAATGCTCGAGCGAAGCGGAGCTGGAGGCCTTCTATTACCGGATCGGGTCGCTGCTCGCCCTCTTTTATGTGATCCGCAGTTCGGACATCCACTATGAAAACCTGATCGCCTGCGGCGAACATCCGGTCGTCGTCGATCTGGAAACTTTGCTGACGAACCGGCCGCCTGGGGCGGCCGACGGAACGCTGCTGCATGCTTTCGGCCGCGAATGGGCGGAGTCCGTATTGGGATGCATGTTGCTTCCGACAAACGCGCCGTTCGGCGTTTTCGATATCGACGTCAGCGGATTGGCCGGCAAGGGAGGGGAGCGTTCGGAGCGGATGGTCGTCTACCGGCTGACCGGTGCCGGTACCGACGAGATCCGGCTCACACCGGAATTCTTCATCACGCAGGAGCAACACAACCGCCCCGCCCTGAACGGTCGCAAAGCCGAACCGTCGACGTATGTCGGCGCGATCGTTCGCGGTTTTACCGACACCTATGAAACCGTGTTCGATCATCGCGATGAACTGGCGGAACAGATCCGTCGCGGCGACCTGTTCGTCGGCGAATTCCGTCAAGTGCTGCGGCCGACGCACGTGTATGCCCGTTTTCTGGAAGCCTCGCTTCATCCGAAATATTTGGGCAACCGGGAGGCAAGACGATCGCTGTTCGCCATGCTGATGCCGGAGAAAACGGCTCCTCCCTCGTTGCGGCGAAAGGCGGAACTCGAAATTCAAGATCTTTTGGACGGAGACATTCCTTATTTTTCCGTCGAGTTCCGTTCGCACGACCTCATCGGCGCAAACGGCGGCGTGATCGACCGCTTTTTCGAAGCGACGCTGTGCGATCTTGTGCTCGATCGTCTCAAAAAACTCAGCCGGGAAGACTTGCGCCGACAATTGCGCCTGATCGCCGCATCGCTGAAGACCTCGGAAACCGGCGCCTCCGTTCACCGTCCGCCGGAAACGGCGGCGGCGCTGGAGCCGACGGCAACTCCTCCCTCCGGGGGCTGGTCGGGTGAACGGCTGCGGCAGTCGTGTCTCGACGCCGCCGTTTCGATCGGCGATTGGCTGGAACACCACGCCGTCTGGAACGAAGACCGTACCCGGTGTACATGGCTGACCGCCGTCGTCTCAGGCGATCACAAAATGTCGCTCGGCCCGCTCAACGATTCGCTCTACGAAGGCGGGGGGGCGGCGCTGTTTCTTGCGCGCTTGGCCGAAGTGACCGGCAGCGCGCGCTTCCGCCGCCTCGCACGAGCCGCTTGGATGGGAATCGAAGAATTGTGGCGGCCTGCCGCCGGAATAGCTTTTGGGGAACCAGCGGGATCCGGCGAACCCCAGCGCCCGGGCGCAGCCGTGCCGGATAACCCTTCCGCGTTTCACGGAATCGGTTCGACGGCTTACCTTGCACGGTCGCTTGCCGAAATCTGGAACGACGACGAACTGTACCGGCTTTACGAATCCCAACTGCAGCGTTTGGCAGAATACCCGCTGTCGGACGACGCACCGGCCGACTTTTTAGGCGGCTCCGCGGGGGTCGTCGTCGCCTGCCTGCGTTTCTACGACGCGGACAAGCTCGCGCCGGCCCGTCAAGCCGCCGAACGTTTCGGAAACCATCTTCGCGCCCGGGCGAAAGCAATACTGGAAAACGGCGGCTCGGCGTTTTTGACGGGTCTTTCCCACGGCTGCTCCGGCCTGTCGTGGGCGCTCGTCGCGCTCGGCCGAACGATGGGCGACGGCGAAGCCGTCCGGCTCGGCTTCCGCCTGATCGAAGCCGAAAACCGGCAATTCGCCCCCGCCAAGAACAACTGGCGCGATTTGCGCCCCGGTGTGCCGCCGACGGCCGACCCGGTCTACTGGTGTCACGGCGCTCCGGGCATCGGGCTCGCCCGCGCCCATTTGCTGGCCGAACCGGACGGTCTCAGTCGCGCCGAGCTCGGTTTACTCCGAAAAGACGTGCACACGGCCGTCGCCAAAACGCTTGCCGCCGGCTTTCCGTCCGTCGCGGAGCTCGGCCTCTGCCACGGCGCGTTCGGCAATCTAAACGTTTTGCTCGAAATCTCCGAAAAAATAAATGATGAGTCTCTTTTGCGTTCGATCGAACAACAAACCGAAATTTGCCTCAGCAAGCTGCCGCTTGCCGACGGCGTAGACGGTTGGAATACCTTGAGCCATTCGCTCGGCCTCATGCTCGGCCTGACCGGCGTCGGCTATGCGCTGCTGCGGCTCGCAGTGCCGCGCGCAGTTCCGTCGGTATTGTCGCTTGAACTACCCGAAAGAAAGGGGGGCGCATCATGAACATTCGCCACCGGCGCCGCGTGCCGGTCGTCACGCAGATGCAGCAGACCGAATGCGGGCTATGCTGCGTCGCCATGATTTTGCGCTACTACCGCAGTTATGAAACGCTGGGCGACTTGCGCGCACACCTGGAAGCTGGCCGGGACGGCATCCGCATCCGCCAGCTCCATCAGCTTCTCGGCCAGCTCGGGTTCGAATCCCGTCTGTACAAGGCCGACTGCGAAGGACTTCGTTACGTCAGACTGCCGGCGATCCTGTTCTGGAACCGGGACCATTTCGTCGTCCTGGAAAGCGTCCGGAAAAACCGCGCCAGCATCATCGATCCGAATTTCGGCCGACGCACGATCGCGTGGGAGGAACTGCAGCAATCGTTCGGCGGATTCGTCCTGACGGCGGAACCGACAGAACGATTCGTCCCGAAGCGCGAGCGACCGCGCGTCTGGACGCCGTACCTCCGCGAAGTGTTCCGGCATCGGCCGCTTTTCGCCGGCGTGTTCGCGTTGTCGCTGGCAACGTATCTTTTGACGCTGTCGATCCCGATGCTGGTCCAGTACCTGATCGACGGCATCATCATGCAGGCCAGGCCGGAGCTGTTGCGGGCGGGCGTCGCGGCCGCCCTCGCCATCGCGCTGCTTTACGGCGCGCTTCAGTTCCTGCGCGGCAAATGCTTGATCCGCCTGCAGATCGCGCTCGACCGAGAAGTGACCGGCCGCGTATTCCGCCATCTCTTAGAAGTTCCATATAAATTTTTCGAGGTCCGGTCGTTCGGCGACATCATGTTCCGGCTGGGCAGCCTGCGCGTCGTGCGCGACCTGATTTCGGAACAGCTGATCCGCGGCGTCATCGATTTCGGCGCACTGCTGTTCATCACCGGCTACATGCTGGCGAAATCGCCGCTTCTAACTGTTGCGGCGCTTGCGTTGTTCGCCCTGAACGGATTTCTCATCATCTACAGCCGGCCGTTCATCGTCGAGGCGAACCAAAACGAAATCGTCGAGCTGACGAAACTGCAGACCATCCAGGTCGAGACGATGTACGCGATCATGAGCGTCAAAACGTCGGGAATGGAAGACGTCGTCTATCGTAACTGGCGGCAAAAATTCCAAGACGTGCTTGACAAGTTCCATATCCGTGCCGGCCTGCAGAACCGGTTCGACTCAATGACGGCCGCCGTCCAGACCGTGTCGCCGTTCGTTGTGCTTCTGGCCGCCGCCGCCCTTTATTTCCGCGGCGACCTGACGCTCGGCGAAGCGGTCGCTTTTCACGCGTTGACGAGCATGTTCTTCTCGATGAGCGTGTCGCTGTTTCACATGTATAACAACTTTCTACTGGCCAGCGCCTATCTCGAGCGCGTCAAGGACATCACGGACACCGAGCCGGAAAAAAAGCCGGAACATCCGATCCCGCTCAAGCTGACCGGCGACATCCGCCTGGAAAACGTCTCGTTCTCCTACACCCGTCACGCCGCACCCGTCGTGCGCAACGTATCGCTGCACATCCGGGCCGGGCAGCACGTGGCGTTCGTCGGTCCTTCCGGCTCCGGCAAAAGCACGCTCGGCAAAATCATCGCGGCGCTGTACGAGCCGACTGCCGGCCGCATCTACTACGACGGCATCGACACGGAGCAGCTCGACCGCACCGACTTGCGCAGGCAAATGGGCGTCGTACCGCAGGATATCGCGCTGTTCAACAAATCGATTCTGGAAAACATCCGCATGAACGAGGCGCATATCGACCTGGAAACCGTCAGGCAAGCCGCGCGCGTCGCCCAGATCGCCGACGACGTCGAAAGCATGCCGATGGGGTATCACACACTCGTGTCGGAGATGGGCATGAATCTGTCCGGCGGCCAAAGACAGCGGATCGCGTTGGCGCGCGCGCTCGTCCGCTCGCCGAGCGTCCTCGTGCTCGACGAGGCGACCAGTTCGCTCGACGCCGTCAACGAGGCGAAAATCGCCGAACATTTCCGGCAAATGGGCTGCACGCGCATCGTGATCGCCCACCGGCTGTCGACGGTCAAAAACGCGGACGTCATCTACGTGATGGACAACGGCGAAATCGTCGAAAGCGGTACGCACGACGAGCTGATGCGCCTGGACGGCCTATACGCCCGTTTGTACCGGTCGCAGGACGTTGAAGCAAAGGCGGCGGCCGAAGCGGCAGTCACGGCGGATGCGGCGACGCCGGCGGCAGGTTTGGCCGCAGCGCCGGTTGCAGTAGAAAGGAGAAACGGACGATGAACTGTTTTGTTGCGGAGCGAGACGTTTCCGTCCGGCAGATGATTCGGAGCGTGATCGAAGAACGCGATTTCGGCCGCGTCGTCGGCGAGACGGACGACGCGCGCCTTCTGACGGCGGGGCTGTTGACGGCGACCGGCACGGACGTCCTGCTGCTCGACTGGTCGATGACGGGTCCCCGCCGCCCCGAGATGATCGGTCGGCTCC
The sequence above is drawn from the Candidatus Reconcilbacillus cellulovorans genome and encodes:
- a CDS encoding L-lactate dehydrogenase, with amino-acid sequence MTEPKPSRIAIVGTGMVGATTAYTLLLRQRVTELVLIDANRDKALGDALDMNHGLPFVGQTKIWAGDYPDCADADIVIIAAGAAQKPGETRLDLLKRNAGILEDIIERVTAHNRNGILLVATNPVDILAYLCWKKSGWPARRVIGSGTLLDSARFRYLIGQALRIDPRHVHAHIVGEHGDSEVPLWSTANVAGKTVELSEAERRRIFEETRDAAYEIIRAKGATYYAIALALDRICAAILRDEAAVLPVSTLADGYRGISDVYLGLPCVVDRTGVREIIDLPMTAEEEALLKASAAKLRERIDEMLA